The following coding sequences lie in one Niabella agricola genomic window:
- a CDS encoding glycoside hydrolase family 76 protein: MAQPRNYTQEYIQLKEQIIKHYYKPALQYYAEQVPARPGDRKASYLWPLCALFEAYQVGALVETGAKDVEQTFGIIRKYYDPRAPAAGYASYPPELGGGDRFYDDNQWIGITAMRQYETSRDPKWLKAATGIYRFMMTGLDTVSGGGLYWQEGDTRTKNTCSNGPGILLALQLYKATGNRGYLKTATSLYQWVNHWLRTPLGLYYDHLNVKEQRVDKRVYSYNTGTMLEANVLFYEITRNATYLTAAQKMAADADTYFLKNQELKDNFWFNAVLLRGFLRLWRVDGDARYLEAFRAAIDHAIAHKTPQGLIGKDGRSQNLVPQGGMLELLAQMAVLQKQGVLK, encoded by the coding sequence TACCGGCCCGGCCCGGCGACCGGAAAGCTTCTTATCTCTGGCCGCTCTGTGCGCTTTTTGAGGCCTACCAGGTAGGAGCCCTCGTGGAAACGGGTGCCAAAGATGTTGAACAGACGTTCGGCATTATCCGGAAATACTATGATCCGCGGGCGCCCGCGGCCGGGTATGCATCGTATCCTCCGGAATTGGGCGGGGGCGATCGTTTTTATGATGACAATCAATGGATCGGAATTACCGCCATGCGTCAGTATGAAACCTCCAGGGACCCGAAATGGCTGAAAGCTGCAACCGGGATCTACCGTTTTATGATGACCGGACTGGATACGGTTTCCGGAGGCGGACTTTACTGGCAGGAAGGGGATACGCGTACAAAGAACACCTGCAGCAATGGCCCCGGCATCCTGCTGGCGCTACAGTTATACAAAGCAACGGGCAATCGCGGGTATCTAAAAACGGCGACTTCCTTATATCAGTGGGTGAACCATTGGCTCCGTACGCCCCTGGGCTTGTATTATGATCATTTGAATGTAAAGGAGCAGCGAGTCGATAAACGGGTTTATTCTTATAACACCGGAACCATGCTTGAAGCCAATGTGCTTTTTTATGAAATCACCCGTAATGCAACCTATCTTACTGCTGCTCAAAAAATGGCGGCAGACGCCGATACCTATTTTCTGAAGAACCAGGAGCTAAAAGATAATTTCTGGTTCAACGCCGTATTATTGAGGGGTTTCCTGCGTCTTTGGCGTGTAGACGGAGATGCACGCTACCTGGAAGCCTTCCGGGCTGCCATAGATCATGCCATTGCGCACAAAACACCACAAGGTTTGATAGGCAAGGACGGCAGATCCCAGAACCTGGTGCCCCAGGGTGGGATGCTGGAGTTATTGGCGCAGATGGCGGTATTGCAAAAACAAGGCGTCCTGAAATAA